The proteins below come from a single Podarcis muralis chromosome 8, rPodMur119.hap1.1, whole genome shotgun sequence genomic window:
- the ARC gene encoding activity-regulated cytoskeleton-associated protein: MQLDNINQVNLHSFQGHRSVANNNKPNVILQIGKCRAEMLDHVRRTHRHLLTEVSKQVERELKGLQKSVGKLENNLEDHVPSAAENQRWKKSIKACLSRCQETIAHLERWVKREMNVWKEVFFRLEKWADRLESGGAKYCHGDNHRQTVSVGVGGPEIRPSEGEIYDYALDMSQMYALTPPPTGDVPIVPQSHDSYQWVSVSEDTPPSPVETQIFEDPREFLTHLEDYLKQVGGTEEYWLSQIENHMNGPAKKWWEYKQDSVKNWLEFKKEFLQYSEGTLTRDAIKRELDLPQKDGEPLDQFLWRKRDLYQTLYVDAEEEEVIQYVVGTLQPKLKRFLSHPYPKTLEQLIQRGKEVEVNFDNSEEPSPQRTPELRDSLESLPPSTTASPIASDGTQPEVSVPTTVI, from the coding sequence ATGCAGTTGGACAACATCAACCAGGTGAACCTCCATTCTTTCCAGGGCCACCGCAGCGTGGCCAATAACAACAAGCCCAATGTGATCCTCCAAATAGGGAAGTGTAGGGCGGAGATGCTAGACCATGTCAGGAGGACCCACCGGCACCTCCTGACCGAGGTGTCAAAGCAGGTGGAGCGGGAGCTGAAAGGCCTGCAGAAGTCGGTGGGGAAACTTGAGAACAACCTTGAGGATCATGTCCCCTCAGCTGCTGAGAACCAGAGGTGGAAGAAGTCCATCAAGGCCTGCCTGTCTAGATGCCAGGAGACCATTGCTCACTTGGAGAGGTGGGTCAAGAGAGAGATGAATGTCTGGAAGGAAGTGTTCTTCCGCCTGGAGAAGTGGGCTGACCGGCTCGAGTCTGGTGGGGCAAAGTACTGCCATGGAGACAACCACAGGCAGACTGTCTCGGTAGGGGTGGGAGGCCCAGAGATCAGGCCCAGTGAAGGGGAGATTTATGATTATGCCCTAGACATGAGCCAGATGTATGCCCTGACACCTCCTCCTACTGGGGATGTCCCTATCGTGCCTCAGTCCCATGATTCCTACCAGTGGGTCTCTGTTTCAGAAGATACTCCACCTTCCCCAGTGGAGACCCAGATTTTTGAGGACCCCAGGGAGTTCCTGACTCACTTGGAGGACTATCTGAAGCAGGTGGGTGGCACTGAGGAGTACTGGCTCTCTCAGATTGAGAACCACATGAACGGGCCGGCCAAAAAGTGGTGGGAGTACAAGCAGGACTCCGTCAAGAACTGGCTGGAGTTCAAGAAGGAGTTCCTTCAGTATAGCGAGGGCACCCTGACCAGGGATGCCATTAAGAGAGAGCTGGATCTCCCTCAGAAGGATGGAGAACCTCTAGATCAGTTCCTCTGGCGCAAAAGGGACCTGTACCAGACCCTCTACGTTgatgctgaggaggaggaggtcatcCAGTATGTGGTAGGGACCCTCCAGCCCAAACTCAAACGCTTCCTCAGCCACCCTTACCCCAAAACTTTAGAACAGCTGATTCAGAGGGGCAAGGAAGTTGAGGTCAACTTTGACAACTCTGAGGAGCCCAGTCCCCAGAGGACCCCTGAGTTAAGGGACTCATTGgaaagcctccctccctccaccactGCCAGCCCAATCGCTAGTGACGGAACTCAACCCGAGGTTTCCGTCCCAACCACAGTGATATGA